GGATGTCAGCTGGGGTGAGCAGGTTTCTCACCAGAAACAGACAAAGAGACATAATAGCATGCAGCAGGATAGTAGTCATGGTGACACAAGGGTGGTGTTCAGTAGGCACAAAATGGAAGAAAATGGGGATCTTCTGTTTTCCATtagatagcacagccacaaagtcaaaattggctaacacaaattagctttttggtcttaacaTAAGGCTAGAGTTAGGAAtgtggttaatgttagggttaggtttaaaatccgaTTTTAATTAGAGAAATTGTACAAATAGgctgggtttatgactttgtggctgtggtagttAGTGATGACTTGCTCTTCCTTACCAACAGCTCTACTCTGATAAACGGGTAATtttcctctgctacagtagagtgaTGAGGGCACTGATCATTATTCAATTAGAAATGATTCTATCAAGTGCTAGCTCTGTCACAATCTTCTGTATCTGTCATGGTATTCATCAGAGCTCTTTTACTACTACACACATTATCTGACAGAGTGCTTTTATGGGCCCGTTTGCCATCCCTAACAGAAcatattgttattatttatttagtcATGATGCTACCGTATATCAATCCATTATTGAATGGGAAACGCTCCCAACCATTTTCTCAAAGCGTCCACTGTGATTTATAACTATGTCTTTCTTAATTGCCCCTGGGGGGATAAATACCGTTTTATTGAGACAAACTATGTGTCTGTATAATTGTGGTTGCCAGTCCCTGTGTGGGAAGGGCTGGATTCCCAGCAAAAGGAAGGGTTCTGTTTTGATAAGAGGTTGTCTCAGTTTAGGCCAGGGCGTGTGAAGAGGGGAGACAGGAAGGTACTAAGCGGCAGGCATTAATAATGTCAACATAAATTTGCAACACACAGAGGTCCCGGTGAGCCCACACAACTCAGCCTTCCTGTGTTCCTGTTTGCCTGACACAAGTCCCGCCCAGGTGACATACTGTAGTCTTCAGCAATGTCCTAGTCTTTACGTAAAGGGCAATTCTGcaacttttcaacctcatattcattattttcagcaccataccagtgtcaacatgcatttctgtgattaaaaAGATAAGAGTTCTTAAAAGATtcttctctgtgacatcacagggtaggaTTAAAGAAAAACAACTTGTTTCTAGCCAGTTAagggtattttcttgctccccacGTCACTGCGAATCTcatagtgtttgaaaatcactaTTTCTTTTGATGCCATCGGGTAGAACTGTTACACTTTACTGTATATTTTTACTACAAAACTTAGaaactggtattgtgctggagataatgaaaatgaggttgaaaagtggtggaattaaattgtatttgtcacatgcgccgaatacaaccggtgtagactttaccgtgaaatgcttgcttacgtgCTCTTAACCAACAAACGCATTTAGCTTaataaactaaaggaaaaatagTAACAAAATAAATGAACGTTTAAGTTTTCTGTGTAACTGTTTTATATTCCTCTTACTCAACTGTtatctttctctcactccctcttgcTTTTCCTTTTAGTAATTTCAGCAAGGGGACAACTGAAGTTGTTTGAATTTAATTCTCCTCTACTCTATTCTTTCTCCGCCTGGCCCTTTAATCTATCCATCCTCTCTGTAAtttgaatgggggggggggggggcagatgtACAAAACCTATAGTGCTTTATAAACTGCCGTGTCCAAGTACACAACCACAGAAACCATGCTGTGTTACCAAGAATCCACCTCGCTTTTCATTGAgccttctttctcctctccctcccactcttctCTGACGCCCCcggcccttctctccccccttccatccccctcctctcctcctaaatcTCCTGTATGTCTTTCTCTGTTGGTATTCAGTTACAGCCGGCAGCTAGTGTTGAGTCACGCTGTTTCATCAATTACCCCTCCAGCAATGTTTATTATTTGATTTCCTCCCTGACCACCCTGCCTGTGTGTGTCAGTTTACTCCGTCACAGAGAGCTTTTCAACAGAGGGCAGGGAGGAACATCTTAATAAAGGTTCAatattgtcagtgtgtgtgtgtgtgtgtgtgtgtgtgtgtgtgtgtgtgtgtgtgtgtgtgtgtgtgtgtgtgtgtgtgtgtgtgtgtgtgtgtgtgtgtgtgtgtgtgtgtgtgtgtgtgtggctctattCCCATGTCCTCTTATTTCCTTTCAGACTATGGAGGAACATATATTCCACAACTCTCTTTGTTTATGTTGAAACCAAGGAGGTTTGGTTAATAAATAATACTAATAGGTCTTTGACGGTCCCCTCAGTAAACCCCCTTCAGGTTGTTGTGACCAGTGGAGGCTACTGAGTGGAGGACGGCTCAGAATATGAgccgtgtttgatgtatttgataccatcccACCGATTGCACTCCAGCCGCTACCACAAgttcgtcctccccaattaaggagccaccaacctcctgtgattgtGACCATAGAattagttgtatttctatgttgtgggtGATGCCCTCCGCCTCTCTGGTAGTCTGGTAGGATATTTTGTTAATCTGCCGCCAGACTtgagagagacatgatgacagGTAAAGAATGTAGGTGGACTTCTATTCAATGGCTGACATCAATAATCAGTTATCCCCGAGTCTATGAACTGGTTCTCATCAATGGCTGACATCAATAACTAGTTATCCCCGAGTCTATGAACTGGTTCTCATCAATGGCTGACATCAATAACTAGTTATCCCCGAGTCTATGAACTGGTTCTCATCAATGGCTGACATCAATAACTAGTCATCCCCCTGTCTATGAAATGCTTCTCATCAATGGCTGACATCAATAACTAGTCATCCCCCTGTCTATGAACTGGTTCTCATCAATGGCTGACATCAATAACTAGTCATCCCCCTGTCTATGAAATGGTTCTCATCAATGGCTGACATCAATAACTAGTCATCCCCTGTCTATGAAATGGTTCTCATCAATGGCTGACATCAATAACTAGTCATCCCCTGTCTATGAACTGGTTCTCATCAATGGCTGACATCAATAACTAGTCATCCCCCTGTCTATGAACTGGTTCTCATCAATGGCTGACATCAATAACTAGTCATCCCCCTGTCTATGAAATGGTTCTCATCAATGGCTGACATCAATAACTAGTCATCCCCTGTCTATGAAATGGTTCTCATCAATGGCTGACATCAATAACTAGTCATCCCCTGTCTATGAACTGGTTCTCATCAATGGCTGACATCAATAACTAGTTATCCCCGAGTCTATGAACTGGTTCTCATCAATGGCTGACATCAATAACTAGTTATCCCCGAGTCTATGAACTGGTTCTCATCAATGGCTGACATCAATAACTAGTTATCCCCGAGTCTATGAACTGGTTCTCATCAATGGCTGACATCAATAACTAGTTATCCCCCTGTCTATGAACTGGTTCTCATCAATGGCTGACATCAATAACTAGTTATCCCCGAGTCTATGAACTGGTTCTCATCAATGGCTGACATCAATAATCAGTTATCCCCCGAGTCTATGAACTGGTTCTcatcaacaattgtttacagacagattatttcacttataattcacagtatcacaattccagtgggtcagaactttacaaacactaagttgactgtgccttcaaacagcttggaaaattccagaaaattatgccatggctttagaagcttctgataggctaattgacatcatttgagtcaattggatgtgtacctgtggatgtatttcaaggcctaccttcaaactcactgcctctttgcttgacatcatgggaaaataaaaagaccTCAGACATTcttttgacctccacaagtctggttcatccttgggagcaatttccaaacgcctgaaggtaccacgttcatctgtacaaacaatagtacgcaagtataaaccacatgggaccaggcagccatcataccactcaggaaggagacgcgttctgtctcctagagatgaacgtactttggtgcgaaaagtgcaaatcaatcccagaacaacagcaaaggaccttgtgaagatgatggaggaaacaggtacaaaagtatctatatccacagtaaaacgagtcctatatcgacataacctgaaaggccgctcagcaaggaagaagccactgctccaaaaccgccataataaagccagactacagtttgcaactgcatatggggacaaagatcgtactttttgaagaaatgtcctctggtctgacgaaacaaaaatggaactgtttggccacaatgaccatcgttatgtttagaggaaaaagggggaggcttgcaagccaaagaacacaatcccaaacgtgaagcacaggggtggcagcatcatgttgtgggtgtgctttgctgcaggagggactggtacacttcacaaaatagatggctgcatgaggaaggaaaattatgtggatatattgaagcaacatctcaagacatcagtcaggaagtgtcacgacttccgccgaagttggtgcctctccttgttcgggcggcgttcggcggtcatcgtcgccggctttatagctgccaccgatccacgtttctttttccatttgttatgtcttgattgttcacacctggttcccattacgttattattatttccctatttaaccctctggttctcattatgttttgtgcgtgattgtttcatGGTTTTTGTGTTAGTCTTTTGTGTTAGGGTTGTATTCCCTGCGTGGATTTTTGGATAATTGTTTTTTCAGAGTAAAGTCCgttattttactcagttctgtgtcctgcgcctgactccatccTCACCTCCACACAACTGACACTTGACAGGAAGTTATAGCTtgctcgcaaatgggtcttccaaatggacaatgaccacaagcatacttccaaagttgtggcaaaatggcctgaggacaataaagtcaaggtattggagtggccatcacaaagccctgacctcaatcctatagaacatttgtgggcaaaactgaaaaagcgtgtgcaagcaaggaggcctacaaacctaagtcagttacaccagctctgtcaggaggaatggggccaaaattcacccaacttattgtgggaaggttgtggaaggctacccataacatttgacccaagttaaacaatttcaaggcaatgctaccaaatactaattgagtgtatgtaaacttctggcccactgggaatgtgatgaaagaaataaaagctgaaataaatcattctctctattattctgacatttcacattattaaaataaagtggtgatcctaactgacctacgacggggaatttttactaggattaaatgtcaggaattgtgaaaaactgagtttaaatgtatgagtttaggtgtatgtaaacttccaacttcaactgtacatgcatgtacacacacacacacacacacacacacacacacacacacacacacacacacacacacacacacacacacacacacacacacacacatgttcacaaTGGAGGAGACGTCTGGGACTGTGGCTCTTTGTAGACGGCTTTAAGACGAGACATTCCTGATTAGCATGACATGGTTTATTTAGTTAAAATGACACTGTCATTCCTCCTGCATATCAAGGagtccacacccacacacaaaactACTATCTGTGCTAATCATTTATTAAAATCATGCTTACAATATTCATAGTTGAATGAATATATCCCATCCCATTGAGttcaatgtattattccagtcaGCATTCTACTCATCCTATGAGCGTGCATTCTAAATGAAACAACATTGAAACTGGTTAGAATGTCATCCCAGTAGAGCCTAACCCACCAGTAGTCCCTAGTGAAGCTTCTTTCTGGAACTGGGTTTAGGTGAGCTGGGAGAGGACTTCGGGAGGCAGAGCTGTCTGGATTGATTTCATTAGAACAGAGGCTGAAGGCTCCGGAGGCTGGTCCTGGTGGTATAGAGGGGATTAGCCTCTCTGTCATCCATACGTAGCCTTTATCCCATTTAGCCATTTGGCAGGAGGCTttgcgtacgtgtgtgtggaggaggaggaatgggtgCTGAGTCGTGTGTGtgggcggaggaggaggaggaatgcgtACTGAGTGTGTTTGCTATTACGTGCATCTGTGTATAAATCAGAAGGATCACTCCAGATCCAAGGCGAAATTCAACATTTGTGCAGGTCCACTGgatgtcaggagacactgtcaaaACCAGCCCAAGAGCCCTGCACTGGGATTGAACTCACAGTCTACAGAGCAGGAGCTCATCACCACTTCACCATCCGTCCACAACAACAGACCAAGCCCAGTCAGAGTTGTCTCTGTTTcatccctatcccaaaccttaacccctaaTTAACCCAGTCAGAATGAATGCCTACACTTCACACTAGAGTTGTTTCTGTGTGCCTAAATTTAACAAGTTTGTCACAGAACGTTGGGAGATGAAGTCAGTTTATTCGTCAAAAATAAACATTTGTCCGAGGAGGTTAGGGCATGAAGTCCGACTGTGATATCTTGTTGGTATAAATATAGGTTTTCATATATggactgtatgtctgtctgtgaatGTGTTTCTaaatgtatctctgtgtgtgtgtgtgtgtgtgtgtgtgtgtgtgtgtgtgtgtgtgtgtgtgtgtgtgtgtgtgtgtgtgtggtccctcTGTGTTGTGGCAGGGTGCAGTGGGAATGCCGTTGTTGTATAATTAGTATGTCGAGCGTGATACAGCTGTGCCGTTGCGgcgaggtgtgtgtgagagagagaggtggcagaTGCTCCAAacactccccttcctctctctactctgataaaaaaaaatgttatctcTACCTCATTCTGCTTGTATCTTTTCTATAGTTGAATCCTGGCAGAATCGTGCTCCCCTCCCTGCAGAAAACGTAGCAGTAGGTGTTTCTTCTATTCTCCAGGGGATACTTTAACTCTCTACCGCATGGAGATAAAAAAGAGAAtaaaggaaaggaaggagaggatggagagagatgagacGGAGAGGGAGCAGTTAAACTGttcttctccttttctcccttcccccttcctcttctctcctcccgctTCCTGTTCTCCCACCACTCCCCATTCCTCCCTGCCCCGGAATTTGACATCACATGTGCTGTGGCCAATCGGAGGCTTTGTTCCGCCCACTTTCCTCTCCCTGGCTCCACCCCCTCCGCTGGCCCCTTATATATCCCCCTACAGTCCCGGCAGCAGAGTGTACAATGTGCTGGCAGGGAATCAGCAGCAAGCAGGGCACacgcagcagagagacagagagagagggaggaagagacagggagagtgtGAGTAGGATTTCTGCGCTTTATGACCAAAACCTCACAATACTTCCCACTCTAGCTATTCCTCCCTTTCTTCTCTGTGCTCTGAGACAGAGAAACCTCCTCTGGTTGTCTGTATTTCTTGCTCCAGGCCAGTGCTGACTACTACTGAGGAGAAGATAGCTGAGGCAGAGGCAGCTCCAGGAGGATCTGCTGCCTGGTCTGCATCTCcagcctccacctcctctccccctgcgGAAGGCCGGGTTAGTCCGACAGGATGGGCTGCACCACTGGCAAACTGGCCTGCCAGACTCCACCCCAGCCCCCAGGAGCCCCGGCCCCTGGACAAGACAATCAGGCCCTGAGCCAGCTGGAAGCTCAGGGGCCCAAAGTCCCGGAGGTCCTATCCAGTCTGGAGCGCCTTTCCCAGGCCACGGGCGGCATGGAGAAGTCCTGGTATCGCTGCATCTTCCCCTTTGGCATCATCTCATTGGTGATCGGTGTGTCGGGCACGGCTGTTACTTACACATACAACGACCTGCCCCTGACCAAAGTGGTGACGGTAGTGTTGCTTATAGCCGGCCTGGTGCTGACACTGACCGCCGCCGCCTGCTGGACGGTCCacaagagaaagaagaggaaaaTGAAAGAGAGGGCCTCAGGagccggaggaggaggaggaggagggagctcCTTTACCTCAGAGCAGTGCCCTTTGTGAGGAACGCCTGGAGCCTGGGATATTCTGACCACACAGGgacatgagagaggagagaagcccCAGGAAGGGAGTACCGCCAGGGGGCTGGGCtagccaccaccaccagcccTCCCTAGTCTTTATGGAGCCTGGCTGCTCTTGGCTCAGCTCAGAGCTTGGGAAGAGGTGTGGAGAGGAGGACAAGGACTCAGGAAGAGgtgtggagaggaggaagacaagGACTCAGGAAGaggtgtggagaggaggaggacaaggaCTCAGGAAGaggtgtggagaggaggaggacaaggaCTCAGGAAGAGGTGTGGCAAGAAGGAGGGTGAGGACTCAGGAAGAGGTGTGGAGAGGACGAGGACGAGGACACAGGAagtggtgtggagaggaggaggatgaggactcAGGAAGAGGTGTGGCGAGGATGAGGGCTAAGGGttcacggacagacagacaggcggagGAAGTACCTGGGGAAGTCTGAGGAGAGaggcacagggagagagacagagggagagagacagagggagagagacagagggagagagacagagggagagaggcacagggagagagacagagggagagagacagagggagagaggcacagggagagagacagagggagagagacagagggagagagacagagggagagagacagagatagagagacagagagagagagagacagagagagagagagacagagggagagagacagagagagagagagagagagacagagggagagagacacagagagagagagacacagggagagagaaacggATGGTTCTGGCATGCGGGTTCACCACCTCCTCCACACACGCGCTTCTACCGTCGGACAGCAGGTGTCCAGTGTCAAAACAACCTCTCAGGAGACACACAGGCTCCCTGAGACCCcctcacacacattgacacacacagcGGGAGCCTCACACAGACACTTCATCCGCTATGCCGAGCTGCTGCCGGAGTCAGTGCTGCCGTCACCGGCCGCGTCAGTCGCAGCATTCCTCCCAGCCAGGACAGGTGACAGGCCGTCCGACTGGTGAAAAGTGGGCCAGCGACGGCAACTCGACACCGGGCCGAAAGAGGAGTGCACCCGCGTCGGTGCCCCGCGTCATTCACTCGTCCTGTGACACTGCAGCAATGTGTTGGGGCTTTTGTTACGCAACGGGAGAGTGGAACCTGAGTCCACCAGGATCTTACTGGCAGCTGGTGGTAGAGGGacgaggagaggagcaggagagggcAGGAAaattgtgtgtttatatgtgtgagtgtatttgtgtatgtgtgtgtgtatatgtgtgtgtatatgtatgtgtgtgtgtgcaagaaaGACATTCTGCTGGACCGAAAGAGTATGTACAGAACCTGTGGACTTTTTCCAGTGTAAGAACACAAGAACTAATGTATGGAACAAAGAAATCACACATCTACACTATTACACTAGACCAGAGTGACCAGTCCcttcagtattacagtagtagGTCAGTCTGTGCCTTTGTGCCTTTCTGAGGCACAGAAAAGACTACTATTCTAGACTGTGGAATACAGACCAAGGAGGAGAATATTCCACATGTCATAAAGGCTATAAAGGCCCAAAGGAAACAATGTCTCTCTGCCTCAGCTATTGGTAACACAGAATTCAGAGTTTTTAGGTCCAGCACCGGTGTTAATCCTGTCAGTGGAAAAGGGACGTGAAGGCATTTTCCCCCCTGTTTTCTCCATGCAGCCATTCTGGGAGTggagagtggagtggagtggagagtgGAGTGGAGAGAGCTGAGTGAGGGACTGCACTGCACACCTGATACGCTGTAGTGTGACTATGAGCATTGACCTCTGTCAGTTTCTCTGCAGTCGTACGACCTCAGCTCCtctctcacagagagagagcaagagagagcgagcaggGGACAGGACGGGATAAATGAAGGACATTACTGCTGAGGGGACATTCCACCGAGGGAGACTTTGACTTGGTGACACTCCACTCTGAGGGACCCCTCCCGTCCCCTTTTCAGTGCCTTGAGCGAGTGGAGCAGAGAACTGGAGAGCTGGATCATGGAAAAAGGCTCTGACTTGTGTGTTACCCGTTTCCATCTGCTTTTCTGCTCTTTGGAgaatttccccctctctctcctccctctctctcctcctctttctcctcctctccctctccctcctctctttcctcctctccctctcctctctctccctctctcttctcctctccctcttctccctctctctcctcctctccctctccttcctctctttcctcctctccctctcctctctctctcctccctctctcttctcctctccctcttctccctctctctcctcctctccctctcctccctctctctcctccctctctctcctcctctctctctcctcctctttctcctcctctccctctccttcctctctttcctcctctccctctcctctctctcctccctctcttctcctctccctcttctccctctctctcctcctctttctcctcctctccctctccttcctctctttcctcctctccc
Above is a window of Salmo salar chromosome ssa03, Ssal_v3.1, whole genome shotgun sequence DNA encoding:
- the LOC106601842 gene encoding transmembrane protein 100, whose product is MGCTTGKLACQTPPQPPGAPAPGQDNQALSQLEAQGPKVPEVLSSLERLSQATGGMEKSWYRCIFPFGIISLVIGVSGTAVTYTYNDLPLTKVVTVVLLIAGLVLTLTAAACWTVHKRKKRKMKERASGAGGGGGGGSSFTSEQCPL